One stretch of Tenacibaculum sp. MAR_2010_89 DNA includes these proteins:
- a CDS encoding HEPN domain-containing protein, whose translation MQSFRSEIENPVVEKDILELERKISLFKEGKIDEERFRSLRLARGVYGQRQLGVQMIRIKLPYGKVSSEQLHRIADVSDEYSRGRLHITTRQDIQIHYVSLDRTPELWAQLEKDDITLREACGNAVRNVTASETAGIDINEPFDVSPYAHATFEFFLRNPICQEMGRKFKMSFSATDEDTAISFMHDLGFIAKTKTIGGKTIKGFKVLLAGGLGSQPRHADVMYEFLEADLLIPTIEGVLRVFDRYGERSKRAKARLKFLVKDLGLDQFLTLVETERKALAYQSYSIDTSKFEQEITFETLEVPSVSIEDEKAYEEWKQANVIKQKQEGLYAVGVKVHLGDFYTDKARLLADLIKKYAANELRFTLRQNILIRHVREEFLPFFYVELQKLGFTEVGYNSTADITACPGTDTCNLGISSSTGIAAELERVFKTEYPEYLNNKEVTIKISGCMNACGQHNMAHIGFQGMSVKVGNLLAPALQVLIGGGIVGNGEGRFSDKLVKIPSKRGPEALRILLNDFEDNKEEDEDFLAYYDRNGKTYFYDILKHLSDTTNLKEDDFIDWGHDKNYVKAIGVGECAGVVIDLIATLLFESEEKLENATQAFKEKQWSDSIYHGYSAIVNTAKALLTSEGKKTNTQAGIIKNFDEVFVETKKIELSTSFSELVYQINKNQPTEAFASKYLQEAKAFYTTIDAYRKVVVES comes from the coding sequence ATGCAAAGTTTTAGATCAGAAATAGAGAACCCTGTTGTAGAAAAAGATATCCTTGAATTAGAACGTAAAATAAGTTTATTTAAAGAAGGAAAGATAGATGAAGAGCGTTTTAGAAGTTTACGTTTAGCAAGAGGAGTTTATGGTCAACGCCAATTAGGTGTACAAATGATTCGTATTAAATTACCTTATGGTAAAGTGTCTAGTGAGCAATTACATAGAATAGCAGATGTTTCTGATGAATATTCAAGAGGAAGGTTACATATAACTACGCGTCAAGATATTCAAATTCACTATGTAAGCTTAGATAGAACCCCAGAATTATGGGCTCAATTAGAAAAGGATGATATTACATTACGTGAGGCATGTGGAAATGCTGTTAGAAATGTAACAGCATCTGAAACAGCAGGTATAGACATCAATGAACCTTTTGATGTAAGTCCATATGCACATGCAACTTTTGAATTTTTTCTACGTAACCCAATTTGTCAAGAAATGGGAAGGAAGTTTAAAATGTCGTTTTCAGCAACTGATGAAGATACTGCAATAAGCTTTATGCACGATTTAGGTTTTATAGCTAAAACTAAAACTATTGGAGGAAAAACAATAAAAGGGTTTAAGGTATTGTTAGCGGGTGGATTAGGTTCTCAACCACGTCATGCTGATGTTATGTATGAGTTTTTAGAAGCTGATTTATTAATACCAACTATTGAAGGAGTTTTACGTGTGTTTGATCGTTATGGTGAACGTTCTAAAAGAGCAAAAGCACGATTAAAGTTCTTGGTAAAAGATTTAGGTTTGGATCAGTTTTTAACTTTAGTTGAAACAGAAAGAAAGGCTTTAGCATACCAATCGTACTCTATTGATACTTCAAAATTTGAACAAGAAATTACTTTTGAAACTTTAGAGGTTCCTTCAGTATCAATAGAAGATGAAAAAGCATATGAAGAATGGAAGCAAGCGAATGTTATAAAACAAAAGCAAGAAGGATTGTATGCTGTTGGTGTTAAAGTTCATTTAGGAGATTTTTATACAGATAAAGCACGATTGTTAGCTGATTTAATTAAGAAATATGCAGCAAACGAACTACGTTTTACGTTAAGACAAAATATTTTAATACGCCATGTAAGAGAAGAGTTTTTACCTTTCTTTTATGTAGAGTTACAAAAATTAGGATTTACTGAAGTAGGTTATAATAGTACAGCTGATATTACTGCATGTCCAGGAACAGATACATGTAATTTGGGAATTTCAAGTAGTACAGGAATTGCGGCAGAATTAGAACGTGTTTTTAAAACTGAATATCCAGAATATCTTAACAATAAGGAAGTAACTATAAAAATTAGTGGTTGTATGAATGCTTGTGGTCAGCATAATATGGCACACATTGGTTTTCAAGGAATGTCTGTAAAAGTAGGGAACTTATTAGCACCAGCATTACAAGTGTTAATTGGTGGAGGTATTGTAGGAAATGGAGAAGGTCGTTTTTCAGATAAATTAGTTAAAATACCTAGTAAAAGAGGTCCGGAAGCATTAAGAATTTTATTAAACGATTTTGAGGATAATAAAGAAGAAGATGAGGATTTCTTAGCATACTATGATAGAAATGGAAAAACATATTTTTATGATATTTTAAAACATTTATCTGATACTACCAATTTAAAAGAAGATGATTTTATCGATTGGGGTCATGATAAAAACTATGTAAAAGCAATTGGAGTAGGTGAATGTGCTGGTGTAGTAATAGATTTAATAGCAACTTTACTTTTTGAAAGTGAAGAGAAATTAGAAAATGCAACACAGGCTTTTAAAGAAAAACAATGGTCTGATAGTATTTATCATGGGTATTCGGCTATCGTAAATACAGCAAAAGCACTGCTAACATCTGAAGGTAAAAAGACAAATACTCAAGCAGGAATTATAAAAAACTTTGATGAGGTATTTGTTGAAACAAAGAAAATTGAGTTATCAACTTCATTTTCAGAATTAGTATATCAAATTAATAAAAATCAACCTACTGAAGCATTTGCTAGTAAATATTTGCAAGAAGCTAAAGCATTCTACACAACTATAGATGCTTACCGAAAAGTGGTAGTAGAAAGTTAA
- a CDS encoding 4Fe-4S dicluster domain-containing protein, with amino-acid sequence MAIIITDECINCGACEPECPNTAIYEGADDWKYSEGTSLEGAVKLPNGDQIDADEVQEPVSDEYYFIVPDKCTECKGFHEEPQCAAVCPVDCCVPDDNHVETEEELLVKQQLLHN; translated from the coding sequence ATGGCAATTATAATAACAGACGAATGTATTAACTGTGGAGCTTGCGAGCCAGAGTGCCCAAATACAGCAATTTATGAAGGGGCTGATGATTGGAAGTATAGTGAAGGTACATCTTTAGAAGGAGCAGTTAAATTACCTAATGGTGATCAAATAGATGCAGATGAGGTTCAAGAGCCAGTTTCTGATGAGTATTATTTTATTGTTCCTGATAAATGTACAGAATGTAAAGGGTTTCATGAAGAACCACAATGTGCGGCAGTATGCCCAGTAGATTGTTGTGTACCTGATGATAATCATGTAGAAACAGAAGAAGAGTTATTAGTAAAACAACAATTATTACACAACTAG
- the cobA gene encoding uroporphyrinogen-III C-methyltransferase has translation MKKQPKLTVVGAGPGDVELITLKAIKALKNADVVLYDALVNPELLDYINPKAELIFVGKRRGCYRYQQEQINELIVARGFSHGHVVRLKGGDPFIFGRGAEEMQYAATYGLEVAVVPGISSSLAVPAYQNIPLTKRGSSESFWVITGTTKQHKLSNDVRLAAKSNATVVVLMGMGKLSEIVSLFKEEGKSELPVAIIQNGTTPEEKIGIGTVDTIEEVVYKNNLSNPAIIVLGEVVKHRQQLADVKQEVVLKSVV, from the coding sequence ATGAAAAAACAACCTAAATTAACAGTAGTAGGAGCAGGCCCAGGAGATGTTGAGCTAATTACGTTAAAAGCTATTAAAGCACTAAAAAATGCAGATGTTGTTTTATATGACGCTTTAGTTAATCCAGAACTTTTAGATTATATCAATCCAAAAGCAGAACTAATTTTTGTTGGTAAAAGAAGGGGTTGTTACCGCTATCAGCAAGAGCAGATCAATGAGTTAATTGTGGCAAGAGGGTTTTCTCATGGTCATGTAGTTCGTTTAAAAGGTGGAGATCCTTTTATTTTTGGAAGAGGAGCTGAAGAAATGCAATATGCAGCAACATATGGTCTTGAGGTAGCTGTTGTTCCAGGAATTTCATCATCATTAGCTGTACCAGCATATCAAAACATACCATTAACAAAAAGAGGTAGTTCAGAAAGTTTTTGGGTAATAACAGGAACAACTAAGCAACATAAATTATCTAATGATGTTAGGTTAGCCGCAAAATCAAATGCAACAGTAGTTGTGTTAATGGGAATGGGGAAATTATCTGAAATAGTATCACTTTTTAAAGAAGAAGGAAAGTCAGAATTACCAGTAGCTATTATTCAAAATGGAACAACTCCTGAAGAAAAAATAGGAATAGGTACCGTTGATACTATTGAGGAAGTGGTTTATAAAAATAATTTAAGTAATCCTGCAATTATTGTATTAGGAGAAGTGGTAAAACATCGTCAACAGTTAGCAGATGTTAAACAAGAAGTAGTTCTAAAAAGTGTGGTATGA
- the cysM gene encoding cysteine synthase CysM has protein sequence MKTKTIIDSVGNTPLVEISSLINKEGVRLLLKLEGNNPGGSVKDRAAYNMISEAIKRKNIKKGDSLVEATSGNTGIALALMAKVLGVNMVLVMPENATEERVKTMKSYGAEVILTSAGEGIEGSRDKALELRYKKGYFMLNQFENNDNWKAHYKTTGPEIWNDTEGEITHFVSAMGTTGTIMGVSTYLKEKNSNIQIVGAQPKEGSRIPGIRRWSPEYLPKIFDKNKVDKTIEVSREEATKMTRKLAKEEGIMAGMSSGGALHVALEVAKKIDKGIIVAIVCDRGDRYLSSELFEY, from the coding sequence ATGAAAACCAAAACAATAATAGATAGTGTTGGTAATACACCTTTAGTAGAAATTTCATCGCTTATTAATAAAGAAGGAGTACGATTATTATTAAAGTTAGAAGGTAATAACCCTGGAGGGAGTGTAAAAGATAGAGCAGCCTATAACATGATATCTGAAGCTATTAAGCGAAAAAACATCAAAAAAGGTGATTCTTTGGTGGAAGCAACTAGTGGAAATACTGGTATTGCTTTAGCTTTAATGGCAAAAGTTTTAGGAGTGAATATGGTTTTAGTAATGCCAGAAAATGCAACTGAAGAACGAGTTAAAACGATGAAGTCGTATGGTGCTGAAGTAATTTTAACATCAGCAGGTGAAGGTATAGAAGGCTCAAGAGATAAAGCACTTGAATTACGATATAAAAAAGGATATTTTATGCTAAATCAGTTTGAGAATAATGATAACTGGAAAGCACACTATAAAACTACTGGACCAGAAATATGGAATGATACTGAAGGAGAAATAACACATTTCGTTTCTGCAATGGGTACTACAGGAACTATTATGGGAGTTTCTACCTATTTGAAAGAGAAGAATTCTAACATTCAAATTGTAGGAGCTCAGCCTAAAGAAGGTTCTAGAATACCTGGAATAAGAAGGTGGTCACCAGAATACTTACCAAAAATATTTGATAAAAATAAAGTAGATAAAACTATTGAAGTAAGTAGAGAAGAAGCTACAAAGATGACACGAAAATTAGCTAAAGAAGAAGGGATAATGGCAGGAATGAGTAGCGGTGGAGCTTTGCATGTAGCTTTAGAAGTAGCTAAAAAAATAGATAAAGGAATTATTGTAGCTATTGTTTGTGATCGAGGAGATCGTTATTTATCTTCAGAATTATTTGAATATTAA
- a CDS encoding bifunctional precorrin-2 dehydrogenase/sirohydrochlorin ferrochelatase, with protein MIDKERNNLYPVFLKVNELEVLIIGGGYVAEEKLTFLLKSSPDAKVTMVSPYYRKNTIKEAQKASVKMIKDVYKKEYLIGKHMVIATTDIPEVNVQVYKDCRAENKLVNVADNPPYCDFYMGGIVTKGNVKVAISTNGKSPTTAKRLRQFFEEVMPEDINQLVENLNSFRKTIKGNFEKKVQTLNKLTEGLIN; from the coding sequence ATGATAGATAAAGAAAGAAATAATTTATATCCAGTTTTTTTAAAGGTAAATGAACTGGAAGTTTTAATTATTGGAGGAGGTTATGTAGCTGAAGAAAAATTAACTTTTTTATTAAAATCAAGTCCAGATGCTAAGGTAACGATGGTTTCTCCTTATTATAGAAAAAACACGATTAAAGAAGCTCAAAAAGCATCAGTAAAAATGATTAAAGATGTTTATAAAAAAGAGTATTTAATAGGAAAACACATGGTTATTGCTACAACTGATATTCCAGAAGTGAATGTACAGGTATATAAAGATTGTAGAGCAGAAAATAAACTAGTAAATGTAGCTGATAATCCACCCTATTGTGATTTTTATATGGGAGGAATTGTAACTAAAGGAAATGTAAAAGTTGCAATTTCAACAAATGGAAAATCACCTACAACAGCAAAAAGGTTACGACAATTTTTTGAAGAAGTAATGCCAGAAGACATTAATCAATTAGTTGAAAACTTAAATAGTTTTAGAAAAACAATCAAAGGGAACTTTGAGAAAAAAGTACAAACATTAAATAAACTTACAGAAGGTTTAATAAATTAA
- a CDS encoding homocysteine S-methyltransferase family protein codes for MSNIYKEIQKRILVLDGAMGTMLQEYKFTEEDFRGERFKEYPTPLQGNNDLLSITQPEAVKEVHRKYFAAGADIVETNTFSGTTIAMADYQMEHLVYELNYESAKIAKEVAQKFTEKEPHKPRFVAGSIGPTNRTASMSPDVNDPGYRAVTFDELRIAYKQQVEALIDGGADLLLVETVFDTLNAKAALFAIEEVKGERNIDIPIMVSGTITDASGRTLSGQTAEAFLISISHIPLLSVGFNCALGANLLQPHLEAIASKTDFAISAHPNAGLPNAFGEYDETPQETASQIEEYLKKDLINIIGGCCGTRPAHIKAIAEVAVNYKPRRTLAIQK; via the coding sequence ATGTCAAACATTTACAAAGAAATACAAAAACGAATTCTCGTGCTCGATGGAGCAATGGGAACTATGCTTCAGGAATATAAATTCACTGAAGAAGATTTTCGTGGAGAACGTTTTAAAGAGTATCCTACACCTTTACAAGGTAATAATGATTTGTTGTCAATAACTCAACCTGAAGCGGTAAAAGAAGTACATAGAAAATACTTTGCAGCAGGTGCAGATATTGTTGAAACAAATACTTTTTCTGGAACTACAATTGCTATGGCTGATTATCAAATGGAACATTTGGTATATGAATTAAATTATGAATCAGCCAAAATAGCTAAAGAAGTAGCTCAAAAATTTACAGAAAAAGAACCTCATAAACCAAGGTTTGTAGCAGGTTCAATAGGACCAACTAATAGAACAGCAAGTATGTCTCCAGATGTAAATGATCCTGGATATAGAGCAGTAACTTTTGATGAATTAAGAATAGCTTATAAACAACAAGTAGAAGCTTTAATTGATGGAGGAGCAGATCTTTTATTAGTTGAAACTGTATTTGATACTTTAAATGCAAAAGCAGCATTGTTCGCTATTGAAGAGGTAAAAGGAGAACGAAATATTGATATTCCTATTATGGTTTCCGGAACAATTACTGATGCATCAGGAAGAACATTATCAGGGCAAACTGCGGAAGCTTTTCTTATTTCTATTTCTCATATTCCATTATTATCTGTAGGATTTAATTGTGCTTTAGGGGCAAATTTATTACAACCTCATTTAGAAGCTATAGCTTCGAAAACAGATTTTGCTATTTCTGCACATCCTAATGCTGGGTTACCAAATGCTTTTGGTGAGTATGATGAAACACCACAAGAAACAGCTAGTCAAATCGAAGAATATTTAAAAAAGGACTTAATAAATATCATTGGAGGGTGTTGTGGTACAAGACCTGCTCATATTAAAGCTATTGCTGAAGTAGCTGTTAATTATAAACCAAGAAGAACATTAGCAATACAAAAATAG
- the epsC gene encoding serine O-acetyltransferase EpsC, giving the protein MQFKQYDLSLKDDVEVFTKQLFYALFNDVCQEKANHLRELFLKICKGLEIPKANNVWEFYQQSFCEIRNQLDLDAKAFESTDPACKSLGEVYLAYPGFHAIAVYRLSHELYKIEIPVLPRMMSEYAHGVTGTDIHPGAIIGESFFIDHATGIVIGETTIIKNNVKIYQGVTLGGIQVKKELASTKRHPTIESNVTIYANATVLGGDVTIGKDSVIGANVCVIDSVPEGSIVTYESENKIIMRKSYVK; this is encoded by the coding sequence ATGCAATTTAAACAGTATGACTTATCATTAAAAGATGATGTAGAAGTATTTACAAAGCAATTATTTTATGCATTGTTTAATGATGTTTGTCAAGAAAAAGCAAATCATTTAAGAGAGTTATTTCTTAAAATTTGTAAAGGCTTAGAGATTCCTAAAGCAAATAATGTTTGGGAATTTTACCAACAATCTTTTTGTGAAATTCGAAATCAATTAGATTTAGATGCAAAAGCCTTTGAAAGTACTGACCCTGCATGCAAAAGTCTAGGAGAAGTATATTTGGCATATCCAGGTTTTCATGCAATAGCTGTATATCGATTAAGTCATGAATTGTATAAAATAGAAATTCCTGTTTTACCAAGAATGATGAGTGAATATGCACATGGTGTAACAGGAACAGACATTCATCCAGGCGCAATAATTGGAGAATCTTTTTTTATTGATCATGCTACAGGTATAGTTATCGGTGAAACGACAATTATAAAAAACAATGTAAAAATATATCAAGGAGTTACATTAGGTGGAATTCAAGTTAAAAAAGAATTAGCATCCACTAAACGTCACCCTACTATTGAAAGTAATGTAACGATTTATGCAAATGCAACTGTTTTAGGAGGAGATGTAACGATAGGAAAAGATAGTGTTATAGGAGCAAATGTGTGTGTAATAGATTCAGTACCTGAAGGATCAATTGTAACGTATGAATCAGAAAATAAAATCATAATGAGAAAATCATATGTTAAATGA
- a CDS encoding 2Fe-2S iron-sulfur cluster-binding protein, with protein sequence MEQDVTIKITDREGVMHEVIAPTDMAMNLMEVVRSYELAPEGTIGVCGGMAMCASCQCYVKSNHELPEITDDEDAMLAEAFDVQDNSRLGCQIQITPKLEGLEIELAPES encoded by the coding sequence ATGGAGCAAGATGTTACTATAAAAATAACTGACCGAGAAGGTGTAATGCATGAGGTAATTGCACCGACTGATATGGCAATGAATTTGATGGAAGTAGTTCGTTCATACGAATTAGCTCCTGAGGGAACGATTGGAGTATGTGGAGGAATGGCAATGTGTGCATCTTGTCAATGTTATGTGAAATCAAATCATGAGCTTCCTGAAATAACGGATGATGAAGATGCTATGTTAGCAGAAGCTTTTGATGTTCAGGATAATAGTCGTTTAGGATGTCAAATTCAAATAACCCCTAAGTTAGAAGGCTTAGAGATTGAATTAGCACCAGAAAGTTAA
- a CDS encoding NAD(P)/FAD-dependent oxidoreductase gives MIQTDILIIGAGPTGLFTVFEAGLLKLRCHLIDALPQPGGQCSEIYPKKPIYDIPAYPEILAGDLTKNLLEQIKQFEPGFTLGERAETIEKQDDGSFIVTTNKGTKHQAPVVAIAGGLGSFEPRKPKIENITKFEDFGIEYMIKEPELYRDKDVVIAGGGDSALDWSIFLTDVAKSVTLIHRRNEFRGALDSVEKVQELKNLGKINLITPAEVKGVLGNNHVTGVVIEEKGQEPYILDTDHFIPLFGLAPKLGPIGNWGLEIEKNAIKVNNALDYQTNIPGIYAIGDVNTYPGKLKLILCGFHEATLMCQSAYQLIHPDKKYVMKYTTVGGVQGFDGTKKEAPKAVVKAIE, from the coding sequence ATGATACAGACAGATATATTAATTATTGGAGCAGGCCCTACTGGGTTATTCACAGTTTTTGAAGCAGGATTATTAAAATTACGTTGTCATTTAATAGATGCGTTGCCACAACCAGGAGGACAATGTTCTGAAATTTACCCTAAAAAACCTATTTACGATATACCAGCATATCCAGAAATTTTAGCTGGAGATTTAACTAAGAACTTACTAGAACAAATAAAACAGTTTGAACCAGGTTTTACATTAGGTGAACGTGCAGAAACTATAGAAAAGCAAGACGACGGAAGCTTTATTGTAACTACTAATAAAGGAACAAAACACCAAGCACCTGTTGTTGCTATTGCTGGTGGGTTAGGTAGTTTTGAGCCTAGAAAGCCTAAAATAGAGAATATTACAAAGTTTGAAGATTTTGGTATCGAATATATGATAAAAGAGCCAGAACTATATAGAGATAAAGATGTAGTAATTGCAGGAGGAGGAGATTCAGCTCTAGATTGGTCTATCTTTTTAACAGATGTAGCTAAATCAGTTACACTAATTCATAGAAGAAATGAATTTAGAGGAGCTTTAGATTCAGTTGAAAAAGTTCAAGAATTAAAAAACTTAGGGAAAATTAATTTAATTACCCCAGCTGAGGTAAAAGGAGTTTTAGGAAATAACCATGTAACGGGAGTTGTTATTGAAGAAAAAGGGCAGGAACCTTATATTTTAGATACAGATCATTTTATTCCATTATTTGGATTAGCTCCAAAACTAGGACCTATTGGTAATTGGGGATTAGAGATAGAAAAGAATGCAATTAAAGTAAATAATGCTTTAGATTATCAAACCAATATACCTGGTATTTATGCAATTGGTGATGTGAATACATACCCAGGGAAATTGAAATTAATTTTATGTGGATTTCATGAAGCTACTTTAATGTGTCAAAGTGCTTACCAATTAATACATCCAGATAAGAAGTATGTAATGAAGTATACAACGGTAGGTGGAGTTCAAGGTTTTGATGGTACCAAAAAAGAAGCTCCAAAAGCAGTAGTAAAGGCTATAGAGTAA